A section of the Triticum dicoccoides isolate Atlit2015 ecotype Zavitan chromosome 7A, WEW_v2.0, whole genome shotgun sequence genome encodes:
- the LOC119334716 gene encoding uncharacterized protein LOC119334716, which translates to MEKTNVRLPQLAKIAALLLLFILVPMVPPSLRAPYLYLLFNALVVALGVEAGFLSVSTGTKLTGQPPAAAAAAVIPNHHHHLVTSQPPIMAAPLPGRLREVNLLADRGAINEVLSVAKKLKEEIKKVPSRASIFFIGSADPHDAGEIVDATSTLQDNQAGEGRKRCKVDASSHDLMSKQELYAKADAFIGNFYKQLKMQREESWNKLQDLCSYHHHHNYKAKAF; encoded by the coding sequence ATGGAAAAAACGAATGTCAGGTTGCCCCAGCTGGCTAAGATAgccgcgctcctcctcctcttcatcctcgtaCCCATGGTGCCTCCTTCTCTGAGGGCCCCTTATCTCTACCTCCTCTTCAACGCCCTCGTCGTCGCCCTTGGCGTCGAGGCCGGTTTCCTCTCCGTCTCAACCGGGACCAAGCTAACAGGCCAGCctcctgccgctgccgctgctgctgtAATTCCCAACCACCATCACCACCTTGTCACTTCACAGCCGCCGATCATGGCGGCACCCTTGCCAGGACGACTTAGGGAGGTAAATCTGCTTGCAGATCGCGGTGCTATCAATGAGGTGCTGAGCGTGGCGAAGAaactgaaggaggagatcaagaaaGTCCCGTCCAGGGCGAGCATCTTCTTCATCGGGAGCGCGGACCCCCACGACGCCGGCGAGATCGTCGATGCGACGTCGACGCTCCAAGACAATCAGGCGGGGGAAGGGCGGAAAAGGTGCAAGGTAGACGCCTCCTCCCATGATCTCATGAGCAAGCAGGAACTTTACGCGAAGGCCGACGCGTTCATCGGCAACTTCTACAAGCAGCTCAAGATGCAGAGGGAGGAGTCGTGGAACAAGCTGCAGGACCTGTGCAgctaccaccaccaccacaactACAAGGCCAAGGCCTTCTAG